The following coding sequences lie in one Myxococcales bacterium genomic window:
- a CDS encoding class I SAM-dependent methyltransferase, which produces MARQTKKKRPSLNRASADRHLLYQRSVQEPSLEISFCNRIFKKAYGRSPLSLREDFCGTALLATAWVKSDAKRTATGVDFDPQVLKWGNTHNVQPLGAESKRIQLLHQDVRENVPGKFDVAMAFNFSYFTFKARADLKKYFQSVRRSLKSDGMFLLDHYGGPETQDALVEETRHKDFVYLWEQCRYNPIDASITNHIHFRFRDGSMLKKAFSYDWRLWQLMELKDLLVEVGFEHLDVYWEGEDGEGGGNGIFRVRSKAPNDPCWNAYLVAH; this is translated from the coding sequence ATGGCACGCCAAACCAAGAAAAAACGACCTTCACTCAACAGAGCGAGTGCTGACAGACATCTCCTTTATCAACGCTCAGTTCAAGAGCCGTCGTTGGAGATATCTTTCTGCAATCGAATATTTAAAAAAGCGTACGGACGCAGTCCACTGTCGCTACGCGAAGATTTTTGCGGCACTGCGCTGTTAGCCACCGCTTGGGTAAAAAGCGACGCCAAGCGCACCGCAACAGGGGTGGATTTCGACCCGCAAGTATTGAAGTGGGGGAATACACATAATGTTCAACCTCTGGGCGCCGAATCGAAGCGAATTCAGCTGCTGCATCAGGACGTGCGCGAGAATGTGCCTGGTAAATTCGATGTCGCCATGGCTTTTAATTTCAGCTATTTCACATTCAAGGCCCGCGCCGATTTAAAAAAGTACTTTCAGTCGGTGCGTCGGTCTTTGAAATCCGACGGGATGTTTCTTCTCGACCACTACGGAGGGCCGGAGACACAGGATGCGTTGGTCGAAGAGACACGGCACAAAGACTTTGTCTATCTCTGGGAGCAATGCCGCTATAATCCGATTGACGCGTCGATAACAAACCACATCCATTTTCGGTTTCGGGACGGGAGCATGCTAAAAAAGGCGTTCAGCTATGATTGGCGCTTGTGGCAGCTTATGGAGCTGAAGGATCTCCTTGTTGAAGTGGGGTTCGAGCACCTCGACGTATACTGGGAAGGGGAAGACGGCGAGGGCGGCGGTAATGGCATTTTCCGTGTGCGGAGCAAAGCCCCGAACGATCCCTGCTGGAATGCCTATCTGGTGGCCCACTAG
- a CDS encoding neutral zinc metallopeptidase, with protein sequence MRWKLGRRSGNVVDARSGGRGLRIGGMGSILVLFGALVVWLMGGNPMSVLSLLGSPGAAPQASSSNSQPPPDDPQADFVARILGDTEDTWAELLPREIEVSYEPAKLVLYRDVIQSACGTGSAAMGPFYCPGDRRVYLDLSFFDQLERRFGAPGDFARAYVIAHEVGHHIQTLLGTSQEVRAKQAGLSRAAANKLSVRQELQADCYAGVWAHHAKTQRNLLEPGDLEEGLKAASAIGDDTLQRKTQSTVVPESFTHGSSEQRVSWFRRGFEQGRIAQCDTFTDAKEALAIDG encoded by the coding sequence ATGCGCTGGAAGCTTGGACGTCGAAGTGGCAATGTCGTAGACGCACGCAGCGGCGGTCGCGGGTTACGCATCGGAGGGATGGGTTCCATCCTAGTTTTGTTCGGTGCGTTGGTCGTGTGGCTCATGGGCGGAAATCCCATGTCGGTGTTGTCCCTTTTGGGATCGCCAGGGGCGGCTCCTCAGGCATCTTCTTCGAACTCACAGCCGCCACCGGATGACCCACAAGCAGATTTCGTCGCCAGGATTCTCGGGGACACCGAGGATACCTGGGCGGAGTTGTTGCCCAGAGAAATTGAGGTCAGCTACGAGCCGGCCAAGCTGGTGTTGTATCGGGACGTCATACAATCTGCGTGCGGAACAGGCTCTGCGGCCATGGGGCCGTTTTATTGTCCGGGAGATCGCCGCGTGTATCTAGACCTCTCGTTTTTTGATCAGCTCGAACGCCGTTTTGGTGCGCCCGGCGATTTTGCTCGCGCCTATGTCATTGCGCATGAAGTGGGCCATCACATCCAAACGCTGCTGGGTACCTCCCAAGAAGTGCGGGCTAAACAAGCAGGGCTGTCTCGGGCGGCAGCCAACAAGCTATCAGTACGCCAAGAGCTGCAAGCGGATTGCTATGCAGGCGTATGGGCGCATCATGCAAAAACCCAGCGCAATCTATTGGAGCCTGGCGATCTTGAAGAAGGGCTGAAGGCAGCCTCGGCGATTGGTGACGACACCCTGCAGCGCAAGACGCAAAGCACGGTGGTGCCCGAATCTTTCACGCATGGAAGTTCCGAGCAGCGCGTCAGTTGGTTTCGCCGGGGCTTCGAGCAGGGGCGTATAGCTCAGTGCGACACCTTCACGGACGCCAAGGAGGCACTTGCGATCGACGGCTGA
- the bioB gene encoding biotin synthase BioB — protein MRTTRHDWSLSEIRQIHDLPLTELLHRAGQVHLEHQPKNAVQLCTLLSIKTGACAEDCAYCPQSGRYSTHVTPERLMSVKDVLEKATQAKANGATRFCMGAAWRDAKQGKAFQDVLRMVSGIRKLGMEACATLGMLSDEQAKELADAGLTAYNHNLDTSREFYPSIISTRTYDERLDTLDRVAKAGIGICCGGIIGMGESTDDRCKLLMTLSHFNPHPSSVPINALVPVEGTPLEHRPPLDPLELARMCATARIVMPDAMVRLSAGRESLSREAQVLCFLAGANSIFYGEQLLTTPNPEADADMALLRDAGLEPLQA, from the coding sequence ATGCGTACGACAAGACACGATTGGTCATTATCCGAAATTCGTCAGATACACGATCTGCCATTGACTGAACTCCTACATCGGGCGGGGCAGGTGCACTTGGAGCACCAGCCCAAAAACGCGGTGCAGCTATGCACGCTTCTTTCGATCAAGACCGGCGCCTGCGCTGAGGACTGCGCGTATTGCCCGCAAAGCGGACGCTACAGCACCCACGTCACACCCGAACGTTTGATGTCGGTGAAGGACGTCTTAGAAAAAGCCACCCAAGCCAAAGCCAACGGCGCCACGCGGTTTTGCATGGGCGCTGCGTGGCGCGATGCCAAACAGGGCAAGGCGTTTCAAGACGTACTCCGCATGGTTAGTGGCATTCGCAAGCTCGGCATGGAAGCATGCGCGACCTTGGGTATGCTTAGCGACGAGCAGGCCAAAGAGCTCGCTGACGCCGGTCTCACCGCGTACAACCACAACCTCGATACGTCTCGTGAGTTCTATCCGTCGATCATATCGACCCGCACCTACGATGAGCGTTTGGACACACTCGATCGCGTAGCCAAGGCGGGGATTGGCATATGCTGCGGCGGCATCATCGGCATGGGTGAGAGCACAGACGATCGTTGCAAGCTATTGATGACGCTGTCTCATTTTAATCCACATCCCAGCAGCGTGCCCATCAATGCGCTCGTGCCCGTAGAAGGCACGCCTCTCGAGCATCGACCCCCCCTCGACCCCTTGGAACTTGCCCGCATGTGTGCGACAGCACGCATAGTGATGCCCGACGCCATGGTGCGGCTATCGGCGGGCCGCGAATCGCTCAGCCGCGAAGCTCAAGTCCTGTGCTTTCTTGCAGGCGCCAACTCCATCTTCTACGGCGAGCAGCTGCTCACCACGCCGAATCCGGAGGCGGACGCCGACATGGCCCTCCTTCGAGACGCGGGCCTTGAGCCCCTGCAAGCCTAA
- a CDS encoding pyridoxal phosphate-dependent aminotransferase, giving the protein MKLLPLAKRLNEVQESATVALAQRASALKRQGIDILAFGVGQPDFPTPDYILTAARDALQKSSHYTDVRGVLELRQAISEESKKRRGGISHRPDEIVVSVGAKHALFNLALALYDPGDEVIIPAPYWVSYPEQVRLVGAQPVIVPTLDQDNFILRPAALEQAITPRTKALILCTPSNPTGAAYTPSDLKALADVAKRHAFWIIVDEIYSQLVYDGFKQQSLLEVAPELKERLIIIDGVSKAYAMTGWRIGWMLGPQAIAKACDTIQGQATTNPATIAQYAAIAALNGDPVVIDAMRQQFEKRRTVLIEGINQIPGLCARMPDGAFYAFVDVRKLLGKRSGSTLLSDDMAVSEWLLDKARCAAVPGTPFGAPGFIRFSYATSIDTIEEGLRRIQSAVSELM; this is encoded by the coding sequence ATGAAGCTTCTTCCCTTGGCCAAACGGTTAAACGAAGTTCAAGAGTCCGCCACGGTTGCGCTGGCTCAACGTGCATCCGCACTCAAACGTCAAGGTATCGACATCCTTGCATTTGGCGTTGGCCAGCCGGATTTTCCTACGCCAGATTATATCCTCACAGCGGCACGCGATGCGCTCCAAAAGAGTTCTCATTATACAGATGTGAGGGGCGTGCTTGAGCTGCGGCAGGCCATCTCAGAAGAGTCCAAGAAGCGTCGCGGGGGAATCAGCCATCGCCCTGATGAGATTGTCGTCTCGGTGGGCGCCAAGCATGCTCTCTTCAATCTTGCATTGGCCCTCTACGATCCAGGCGACGAGGTGATCATTCCTGCGCCTTATTGGGTCAGCTACCCAGAACAGGTGAGACTAGTGGGCGCCCAACCGGTGATCGTGCCCACTCTGGATCAAGACAACTTCATTTTGAGACCCGCGGCGCTTGAACAGGCCATCACCCCACGCACCAAAGCGCTCATACTGTGTACCCCGTCTAATCCCACCGGCGCTGCCTATACGCCCAGTGATCTCAAAGCACTTGCCGATGTTGCAAAGCGGCATGCGTTTTGGATTATCGTCGACGAAATCTACAGCCAACTTGTTTACGACGGCTTCAAACAGCAATCGCTGCTTGAAGTCGCCCCAGAACTCAAGGAACGGTTAATCATTATCGACGGCGTCAGCAAAGCGTACGCCATGACTGGATGGCGCATCGGATGGATGCTTGGTCCCCAAGCCATTGCCAAGGCCTGCGACACCATTCAAGGGCAGGCCACCACGAATCCCGCAACCATCGCTCAGTATGCCGCAATTGCGGCGCTAAATGGGGACCCCGTCGTGATTGATGCCATGCGTCAACAGTTTGAAAAGCGGCGCACCGTGCTCATTGAGGGTATCAACCAAATCCCAGGGCTCTGCGCCCGGATGCCCGACGGCGCCTTCTATGCCTTCGTCGATGTTCGGAAGCTTCTGGGCAAGCGTAGCGGCTCCACGCTGCTGAGCGACGATATGGCGGTGTCTGAATGGCTATTGGATAAGGCGCGCTGCGCCGCGGTCCCCGGAACGCCCTTTGGCGCACCAGGCTTCATCCGATTTTCGTATGCTACATCCATCGATACCATCGAGGAAGGACTCAGGCGTATTCAGTCTGCCGTCTCAGAGCTTATGTGA
- a CDS encoding OmpA family protein: MKRQAFWNLAGLLVMGALSITACGPDYPACDDDDDCKNKEFCVNNRCQLCRDDKDCGPGKQCAQGRCEPIPGFCRSKNDCGAGENCIGNRCQGSDDLDGAGKGTANDSTLGGCTIDPVYFEFDSSTLAPASRVQIENNVECARKKNITGLHLTGHTDPRGTEEYNLALGDRRAQSVRSVVTSLGMATAKVTASSVGEEMAQGTDESGWSKDRRVEFQAR; this comes from the coding sequence ATGAAACGGCAAGCATTCTGGAATTTAGCGGGCCTTCTGGTCATGGGCGCCTTGTCCATAACAGCGTGTGGGCCTGACTATCCTGCCTGCGATGACGATGACGATTGCAAAAACAAAGAGTTTTGCGTCAATAATCGCTGCCAACTCTGCAGAGATGACAAAGATTGCGGACCGGGCAAACAGTGCGCGCAGGGACGTTGCGAACCCATTCCGGGATTTTGTCGTAGCAAGAATGACTGCGGCGCTGGGGAGAACTGCATCGGCAACCGCTGCCAAGGCAGTGATGATCTCGATGGCGCGGGCAAAGGAACTGCCAACGACAGCACTTTGGGAGGCTGCACGATAGATCCGGTGTATTTCGAGTTTGATTCAAGCACGCTTGCGCCAGCGAGCCGCGTGCAAATCGAGAACAACGTCGAATGCGCACGGAAGAAGAACATCACGGGGCTGCATCTCACGGGCCACACCGATCCGCGCGGAACCGAGGAGTACAACTTGGCATTGGGCGATCGACGCGCGCAAAGCGTGCGCAGCGTGGTCACGTCTTTGGGAATGGCTACTGCGAAGGTCACGGCCTCTTCTGTGGGTGAAGAGATGGCACAAGGAACCGACGAGAGCGGGTGGTCTAAGGACCGGCGTGTGGAGTTCCAAGCAAGGTAG
- a CDS encoding tetratricopeptide repeat protein: MRGHTLGYGCYWAVAFLWGLGSSGCLWTSRGEGASLKKRVSALEGDLTQERNKLAEQLVDAQDKITRLEELLDRATRVLAQNNTDMELRVQQLEEQADTTRGGLSEAQNHIDALQKTSDEHQKLLSKLAENSSIEPSIDASEIPARKEAHFDAARAAYGAGEYNQARSLDREYVRRYPKDGRADDAQYWIGAGYLEQKKPATALGEWRKVIATYPKSDMLDKTLFNMAEAFWQLQACTDAKGALKALIDGHKQSPLRKSAQQKLKKIKQAQSGYCTS; the protein is encoded by the coding sequence ATGCGCGGACACACGTTGGGCTACGGCTGTTATTGGGCTGTGGCTTTTCTCTGGGGGTTAGGCAGCAGTGGATGCCTCTGGACGTCCAGAGGGGAGGGTGCTTCGTTAAAGAAGCGCGTGTCGGCGCTCGAGGGTGACCTTACCCAAGAGCGCAATAAGCTCGCCGAGCAGCTTGTGGATGCGCAGGATAAAATAACGCGGCTTGAGGAGCTGCTCGACCGGGCGACCCGCGTGCTTGCGCAAAACAACACCGACATGGAGCTGCGGGTGCAACAACTCGAAGAGCAGGCTGATACCACGCGCGGTGGCCTTTCAGAGGCGCAGAACCACATCGATGCGCTCCAGAAGACAAGTGACGAGCATCAGAAACTGTTGAGCAAGCTGGCGGAAAACTCGTCTATAGAGCCGTCGATCGATGCATCAGAAATACCGGCCCGTAAAGAGGCGCATTTTGATGCCGCCCGGGCGGCATATGGGGCCGGTGAGTACAACCAGGCTCGATCCTTGGATCGTGAGTACGTCCGTAGATACCCCAAAGACGGCCGCGCCGATGATGCGCAATACTGGATCGGGGCGGGGTATTTGGAACAAAAGAAGCCGGCAACCGCGCTGGGCGAGTGGCGCAAGGTCATTGCGACATATCCTAAGAGCGACATGCTGGACAAAACCTTGTTTAATATGGCCGAAGCTTTTTGGCAGCTGCAGGCATGCACCGACGCCAAGGGCGCCTTAAAGGCACTCATCGATGGTCACAAGCAGTCCCCCCTCAGAAAGAGCGCTCAGCAGAAGCTCAAGAAAATCAAACAGGCCCAGAGCGGCTACTGCACATCATAG
- a CDS encoding PEGA domain-containing protein, protein MTLVGAAEDLPSYVGSIETTPSGASVRLDAPTAAPLGQTPLKDIKLRWGSHVLYISLAGYEERRMYIEVNRDGQVFLAELAELAILEVSPNGSDASDVHVFVDGERVGTLPFRSHVSPGRHMVQIKSGERLLMSEWINVGPGQVESLTFKGAPEAPKTGSLLVSTDIPGAEISVDGKVMGQTPLVIEAVPEGQHIVEIRARGKEPYRKEVLISSNERVSVNPALDAPGEPKDGVLIVNASVGGAIVFVDKRRRGAAPIVLHNLRAGSHEIMVQSPGHDTWQTSCHASARAPCEVYAELKPTGAAVRVEANVAYARLFVDGRELGTVPFDGYINQGLHKLEVRAEGYESFSKTARFEPSSDPQLILAILRPLGSTQDDRRRSQNTRRAQRKRYGAAPHSAIPLPVDQAYVDLSTGWPYLAQLGIGVGVLGFLDLAVVIRTFGRLSELEGGVKLGKMLTETWAIALQLKGGGGAGPSETVPDPATGKSGSHQVNTWFVSAEAITSLNLGDMGAGSVWLAIDRYSDRYDFSRSDRHMLLTPDPGRQNQVRFRTGGALEWAFDLHWNMWGLLEGVVWSSDANRRVLGDLYGLGVADTELYFRLGTTYKF, encoded by the coding sequence ATGACTTTGGTCGGCGCCGCCGAGGATCTGCCTTCTTATGTCGGGTCGATTGAAACCACCCCTTCGGGAGCCTCGGTGCGACTGGATGCGCCGACGGCAGCTCCGCTAGGGCAAACGCCTCTCAAGGACATCAAACTTAGGTGGGGCAGTCATGTGCTTTACATCAGCCTGGCGGGGTATGAGGAACGGCGGATGTACATCGAGGTCAACAGGGATGGCCAGGTGTTTCTGGCGGAGCTCGCCGAGCTCGCGATCCTTGAGGTGTCGCCCAATGGGAGTGATGCATCCGATGTGCACGTGTTTGTGGATGGAGAGCGTGTGGGAACGCTGCCCTTTCGCAGCCACGTAAGCCCCGGCCGCCACATGGTTCAGATCAAGAGCGGCGAGCGCCTGCTGATGAGCGAGTGGATTAATGTCGGGCCAGGGCAGGTGGAATCGTTGACCTTCAAGGGCGCGCCTGAGGCGCCAAAAACCGGCTCGCTTCTCGTGAGTACCGATATACCAGGCGCAGAGATTAGCGTCGATGGAAAGGTCATGGGCCAGACCCCGCTTGTGATTGAGGCCGTTCCCGAAGGTCAGCACATCGTAGAGATCAGAGCACGAGGCAAAGAGCCCTACCGTAAGGAGGTGTTGATTTCATCCAATGAACGTGTCTCCGTCAATCCTGCCCTCGATGCTCCTGGCGAGCCCAAAGATGGTGTGCTGATCGTGAACGCCAGCGTTGGGGGCGCTATCGTGTTTGTCGACAAGCGGCGTCGGGGCGCAGCTCCCATTGTTCTACATAACTTACGCGCGGGATCCCATGAGATCATGGTTCAATCTCCAGGCCACGACACCTGGCAAACAAGCTGCCATGCGAGCGCGCGCGCACCCTGTGAGGTATATGCCGAGCTTAAGCCAACGGGTGCAGCGGTACGCGTGGAGGCCAACGTTGCCTACGCACGTCTATTCGTCGATGGAAGGGAGCTCGGGACGGTCCCTTTTGACGGGTATATCAACCAGGGGCTTCACAAGTTGGAGGTGCGCGCGGAGGGATATGAGTCGTTTTCTAAGACGGCGCGATTCGAGCCTTCATCAGATCCGCAGTTAATTCTCGCCATCCTGAGACCCCTAGGCTCTACCCAAGACGACCGCCGTCGGTCGCAAAACACGCGGCGCGCTCAGCGCAAACGATATGGCGCGGCTCCGCACTCCGCTATTCCGTTGCCCGTAGACCAGGCGTACGTGGATCTGTCGACGGGATGGCCGTACTTGGCTCAGCTTGGCATTGGCGTAGGTGTCCTGGGATTTCTAGATCTCGCAGTGGTCATCCGAACCTTTGGTCGGCTGAGCGAACTCGAAGGCGGGGTGAAACTGGGGAAAATGCTGACGGAGACTTGGGCTATCGCCCTACAGCTCAAAGGGGGTGGTGGGGCGGGGCCCAGCGAAACAGTTCCCGATCCCGCCACCGGAAAGAGCGGCAGCCATCAGGTCAACACGTGGTTTGTCTCTGCGGAGGCCATCACGTCTTTGAATTTGGGGGACATGGGCGCAGGGAGCGTCTGGTTGGCTATAGACCGATATTCGGACCGATATGATTTTAGCAGATCTGATCGGCACATGTTGCTGACTCCCGATCCCGGGCGGCAAAATCAGGTGCGGTTTCGCACGGGCGGTGCACTCGAGTGGGCCTTCGATCTGCACTGGAACATGTGGGGTCTACTAGAGGGCGTTGTTTGGTCGTCCGATGCAAACCGCCGCGTGCTTGGAGATCTGTACGGACTCGGCGTAGCGGATACAGAACTGTATTTCCGTCTCGGAACCACGTATAAGTTCTAG
- the tmk gene encoding dTMP kinase, which yields MIEGSFIVLEGVDGAGTTTHVRLLAKEFRARGLPVFRTGEPSRGPVGGLLRQILTGRVVVHGLQGARPPSWGTMALLFAADRMDHLEAEIIPNLMDGVNVVSDRYDHSSVAYQSLSAGSKPAIIDWVRELNARAKRPDLTIVLDVPAEVAQARRRSRMMAQEMYEDDALQRELVEFYANIDEYFPKDTICHVNANRPISEVAAEIYERVRIFRGDTVA from the coding sequence ATGATTGAAGGAAGCTTTATTGTCCTAGAAGGCGTCGATGGGGCCGGCACCACGACGCACGTGCGGTTGCTTGCCAAGGAGTTCCGCGCAAGAGGCTTGCCTGTTTTTCGAACAGGCGAGCCAAGCCGTGGGCCGGTGGGCGGATTATTGCGTCAGATCTTAACCGGGCGTGTGGTGGTACACGGTCTCCAAGGGGCACGGCCGCCGTCATGGGGAACGATGGCGCTTTTATTTGCCGCCGATCGTATGGACCATCTGGAGGCGGAAATCATCCCCAATCTCATGGATGGCGTGAATGTGGTCTCCGACCGTTATGATCACTCTTCGGTTGCATACCAGTCGTTATCAGCCGGTTCGAAACCCGCCATTATCGACTGGGTTAGAGAGCTCAACGCCCGTGCCAAACGTCCCGATCTCACCATTGTGCTCGATGTGCCAGCGGAAGTGGCCCAAGCGCGGCGTCGCAGTCGCATGATGGCCCAGGAAATGTACGAGGATGATGCGTTACAGCGTGAGCTTGTGGAGTTTTACGCGAATATTGATGAGTACTTTCCCAAAGACACCATTTGTCACGTCAACGCGAATCGGCCCATTTCCGAAGTGGCAGCAGAGATCTACGAACGTGTGAGAATATTCCGCGGAGACACAGTTGCATGA
- a CDS encoding FliM/FliN family flagellar motor switch protein — MLAFHKLLVMVLDLGEPLFFPIDALDTSRYHRRMQKPHRWGPMLPAMAISDAELVSRATAQLHASWQSIQWDELTVGLLGCPVTARIEPAQLTSRDALSDRFPPDAAAALLCLLPNAELKIAVQCEKRLAACLVDRVMGGEAGQDIPEPLIPFSEAEQGVFGYAVAHFLTAGKVGAWRLTKITQHCDSVLSLSKDDRWIVWPVLVHVGDDQGYMRLCMPSSVALFCFGRQSRPSRPMSEHLPLELTLELPPLCLAGHEVLSLEGGDIVLLGHPFEGSPEAQSPGFPELSLHLPGNPRYTWRVLSKGDGSITINSAPEDSTVPQGTVPDSKTPLSLEKLGETQLVLRIELGRFQLTAHEVSNLLPGQVVQTGLSIGSHVTLRAGEQSIATGELLDVDGELGVRILTLPPSP, encoded by the coding sequence ATGCTAGCATTTCACAAGCTATTGGTCATGGTCCTTGATCTTGGGGAGCCCCTGTTTTTTCCTATCGACGCATTGGACACGTCGCGGTATCACCGCCGCATGCAGAAACCACATCGGTGGGGCCCGATGCTTCCCGCGATGGCTATTTCCGATGCAGAGCTGGTAAGCCGTGCCACCGCGCAGCTGCATGCGTCCTGGCAGTCCATACAATGGGATGAACTCACCGTCGGCCTGCTTGGCTGCCCCGTCACCGCTCGCATCGAACCCGCACAGTTGACATCCAGGGATGCATTGTCCGACCGCTTTCCTCCCGATGCCGCAGCAGCTCTATTGTGCCTGCTGCCCAATGCCGAGCTGAAAATTGCGGTGCAATGCGAGAAGCGGCTGGCCGCATGCCTCGTCGATCGTGTGATGGGGGGCGAGGCAGGCCAGGACATCCCAGAGCCCCTGATTCCTTTCTCCGAGGCCGAACAAGGCGTATTCGGTTACGCGGTGGCACATTTCCTCACAGCAGGAAAGGTTGGCGCGTGGCGACTTACGAAAATCACACAGCATTGCGACTCGGTGCTGTCGTTGTCGAAGGACGACCGGTGGATTGTGTGGCCCGTCCTCGTACACGTGGGGGACGACCAAGGATACATGCGTCTCTGCATGCCATCATCCGTGGCGCTATTTTGTTTTGGCCGTCAATCTCGCCCGTCACGTCCGATGTCGGAGCATTTGCCGCTTGAACTCACGCTGGAGCTTCCGCCCTTGTGTCTTGCCGGCCATGAGGTCCTATCGCTCGAAGGTGGCGATATTGTTCTCTTAGGACACCCGTTTGAGGGCTCGCCGGAGGCTCAATCGCCAGGGTTCCCCGAGCTTTCGCTTCATTTACCCGGAAATCCACGCTACACTTGGCGTGTCCTGTCCAAGGGCGACGGGAGTATCACGATCAACTCAGCCCCGGAGGATAGCACCGTGCCACAGGGGACAGTCCCGGACTCAAAGACACCACTATCGCTGGAAAAGCTCGGCGAAACACAGCTCGTGCTGCGCATCGAGCTCGGAAGGTTTCAGCTCACAGCGCACGAGGTCTCGAATCTGCTGCCCGGACAAGTCGTGCAGACGGGATTATCTATCGGATCGCATGTCACTTTGCGGGCGGGCGAGCAGTCCATAGCTACAGGCGAATTACTTGATGTGGATGGCGAGCTTGGCGTGCGAATTCTCACGCTGCCGCCCAGCCCCTAG
- a CDS encoding serine/threonine protein kinase: MGAVYKAEQPSMQRFVAIKILHKRYVSRPDLMSRFRREARAMSHLSHPNIARVYMYGELEDGSAYIVMEFLEGSNVARAVQREGPMDPKRAIHIMVQVCDALGEAHQAGMVHRDLKPENIFLCNDEARSDYPKVLDFGLAKVTERELQPGSVFLTREGAIFGTPEFMSPEQAQGKVLDARSDIYSLSIILYEMLTGELPFYAGQPVEYMQRHVYDPPIPLQKRAPGRLFPKGLHEALAQAMQKDPQNRFQSAREFADVLSACIGESKGSAQQLGAAKGGGITTARPWTSRTRSWIIVALATAGILGLVIWAISRL; this comes from the coding sequence ATGGGCGCTGTCTATAAGGCGGAACAGCCGTCGATGCAGCGTTTTGTAGCGATAAAAATTTTACACAAACGCTATGTCTCTCGCCCCGATCTGATGTCGCGGTTCCGCAGAGAAGCGCGTGCCATGAGTCATCTGTCCCATCCGAATATCGCGCGCGTGTACATGTATGGGGAACTTGAAGACGGTTCCGCATATATCGTGATGGAATTCCTTGAGGGGAGCAATGTCGCGCGGGCTGTCCAACGCGAAGGACCAATGGATCCCAAGCGAGCCATTCACATAATGGTGCAGGTATGCGATGCGCTTGGGGAAGCGCATCAGGCCGGCATGGTGCATCGTGATTTAAAGCCCGAAAACATTTTTCTTTGTAATGATGAGGCTCGCTCAGACTATCCCAAAGTGCTAGATTTCGGCCTTGCGAAGGTCACCGAGCGTGAACTGCAACCGGGGTCGGTTTTTCTGACCCGAGAAGGCGCAATTTTCGGGACGCCAGAGTTTATGAGTCCTGAACAAGCTCAGGGGAAAGTACTCGACGCGCGATCTGACATTTACTCACTCAGCATTATTCTCTATGAGATGCTTACCGGTGAGTTGCCGTTTTATGCGGGACAACCTGTGGAGTACATGCAACGGCATGTCTACGATCCGCCCATTCCGCTTCAAAAACGTGCGCCGGGTCGGCTGTTTCCCAAGGGACTTCACGAAGCCTTGGCGCAAGCCATGCAAAAAGATCCCCAGAATCGATTCCAATCGGCTCGCGAGTTTGCCGACGTGCTTAGCGCGTGTATAGGGGAATCCAAAGGTTCAGCACAGCAACTTGGCGCCGCCAAAGGCGGGGGCATTACAACTGCTCGGCCATGGACCTCGCGCACACGGTCATGGATCATAGTGGCGCTTGCGACAGCCGGGATTCTTGGCTTGGTGATCTGGGCGATCAGCCGGCTTTGA